GAAGTTAATAATAGTTCTCCAGCGCTCGAGTATATTAAAGCGACTCAAGTTAGTGAGTTGCAGAAAAACCAAATAAATTCATATACCAGCTCAGACCTGGGTGATAAAATTAGCATTAAGTTAAAAACATCTATACCTGAATCAACAGCTAAAAGGGTAAGGATTTCTTATACAATTAATTCCGCAAGCCAAAGGTTTAATGATGCTGCACTGACGGAACTGACTTTGTTTGATGAAAATAGAGAAATTACAACAAATGGTTATGCTTTAATCGTAAGTTTTGATTCTATTATTTTCCCGGAAGAAATAAATAAATATAATCTATATGAACATAATAGCTTAGATGGCTTGGATAAATTGCTTCGACCTACTTTTGGTTCAGAAATATTAGATATTTTTAAACTGGACAAGAGTGAAATTATTAATATACCTTCTGATGCTTATATTAGTTTCTCTAGTTTTATTCCAGAAAATACAAGGGTTGACGTGCGTTTGCTTTATCCTAGTGATTGGTTAGCAAAAGCGAAAATAAATGCTACTGAAAATCACAATTCGAGTGCGCTTGAGAGAATTAAAAGTGAAGAAAGTACCTATGCTTGGAAGCAAATTCAGAAATATAGATATCAAGTAGTTAGCAGATATATTGTAGGGATTATGCTCATTTTAGCATTGGTATATTTTATTAGTGTATTAATGAAAAAGTACATTGATAGCTATAGAGATACACCAAGTATTAAGTTTAGTATGACAGATGATATTTCAGCTGCTGGTTTATCATTTTTAAATAATAGAAAAGTTGATAGTTACTTGATATGGACAGCAATTTATACTCTTGTAAATAAAGGATTCTTAACTTTAAATAAAGAAAGATTATATAGAAAGGAAGAACAGTTACTTCCTGATGAAAATCAGCTTCATTATTACGAGAGAATGTTTTTGCATTGGATTTGGAATTTAATGGATGGTCATGATTCAATTTCAATTGAAAAATTAACATATACTATTCAAAATAACTTAACTAAGAATATGGAAAAACTAACAAGCTTTCAAAAAGCTTTAGAACTTTACTGTATTGAAAATGGTTATTTACTAGCAGAGAGTAAGATAAAAACAAAAAAGACTCATTTAGTAGTTGCATTGGTTTATATATTTTCAGCAATAATAATTTCAATTGTATCTAATTTCTTTGTGCCTACTTGGTTATTAGTACCAGGAGGAATATTCCTACTTATGGCTCTAAAACAAAATCGCTATACAGATTTAGGGAACCAAATTTTAAGTGAAGCAGCTAGCTATAAGAAATACCTGAGAAATGTTGATAGATATAATAAGTCTGTTTACTCTAAAGAAAAGTTTGCTGAAGATTTTATTTATAGTATTGCTTTGCAGTGTAACGATAGATATTTGCAGTCATTAAAATATTTAGTGCCTATGAGTACTGTGGTTCAAAATAGATATTTATCAAGCTTAGGTTTTAATGAAATTGAAACCAATGTTTATAAAGAAATTTCTAAACAAAAGCATGACTTACCAGTGAAGAAACAAAAAGAAATATACAATGATATTTCTGACCTTGTAGAAAAAAGACTTTTAGATATTCAACATATATTGTCTAAGTTAGAATTGCACAGAGTTTTGCCGAAAAACGTTGAAATTGAACAGGAAAGCAACGATAATTTGCGAAAATAAAGATGCAAATAAAGTTGTAAATAAAATTTACAAACTTTATGAACAAAGCAATGTTTTCATGTAGCATAAATTTTCATGTGCTATAATTACATGAGTTATTAAATAAGATTGATTTAAATGATAAGAGATTATTGGAGGTAATTATGGCTAAATTGACTAGACTTGCAACGACTGTAACCAGCCATGAGATAAAGAATGATAGTTTGATAAATATATTTTATTTGGATGGTCGTAGCAACAGATTTCCACAAACGAATGATTTAGATATTACATTAGATAGAACAGCCCTAGGTTTTTATTTGAACATTAGCTCAACTAGAAAAAAAGATGCAAATAGAGATAATTTACTAGAAAAAAGAGTAAGTCAGGATCAAATTACAGAAGCTATTAAAACTAGTGCAGATATTGATTCTGTAGTTAATGATATGGCAGAAAATGCTATTAAGTTAACAGGCAAATTCAATCTTGATACGCAAAAACGTGAGTCCAGACCTTATTATTCTGGAGTTATTATCAAGGAAAGTGAGTTAGCTGCAGTTACTTTGGGTGAAGCTGTCGCATTCTTATATAGAGATGAAGCACTATATCCATTAACTGAAAATGATTTTAATTTTAAAGCAGAGAACTTCCATGGCCAAGCTGTTGATAATTATGATATATATGCAGCAGGTAGAGCAGGTTCAATTAAATATTCAAATATTGCTCAATTAAGAGTTGATGACTGTATTATTTTAGTCACCAACAACGTTGTAAAATCTTTAGGACAAAAGAACTTATTGAAGATTTTAGATGAAGCTTATGATCAACAAGAATCAGCAGAGTTAATCCATGAATATATGACTCTCAAACATCCAAACGAGCCATTCCAATTCATGATGAGCTTTGTTGAAGACATTTTTGTAACTAACAAAAAATATCGTGGAGATGGCTTTGTAAGCCGTGATACACAATCTACACAAATCTTTACAGATGAGTATTTAGCAGAAATTGAATCTGCTCAAGCAGAAGCAGAAAGCGATACAGCTAAATATGCAGCTACCGCAAATGGTGTAGCAACTAGTGCAGCTGTAGAAGCTACAACAAGTCATCAAACAGAAGAGACTAACAACTCTGATACAAGTGAACATGAATCAGAATATTCAACATATAATGAAAGTTCTGATAACGAAAATGCCGATGCTTATCAAGATGACGAAAATTTTAGTAATGTTGCAAATGAAAGTTCTCAAGAAAATTATTATGAAAATGATTATGAACAAAATGATTATGAAGAAGATGAGTATGAGTTAGAAGATGATCTTGAGGAAGAAGCCGAAGAACCAAATAGATTCCAAAAAGCATATGCAAAAATAGTTGAGAATGACGATTATGATTACGATGAAAGTGGTCATGATGAAGAAGATATTCGTTATATGTCAAGTAGAGCTGATTCAGAAGATGCTTTGGATTTTGATGAAGAAGATGAAGGTAACAAAGGTGGCCGTAAAGTATTCCTAGTAACAATACTTCTAATAGTTTTAGCATTAGCGATTCTAGGCTTAGCCTACTTACTCAAAGAAAAAGGCTTCTTCGTTGGATCAGATTCAGCAGGAACAACAAGTAGCTCAACATCAATTGATGAAGAAAATGTAACTGATGAATCAACAACTGAAGAAGAATCAGAAACCAGCACAACAACAAGTTCTGAAGAAGAAAGTACCACAACAACATCAGAAAATGATGATAATGATACTGAAGTTGTAAATGGAAGTAAAAAAGGTAAAAATGGTGGT
Above is a window of Fastidiosipila sanguinis DNA encoding:
- a CDS encoding DUF2207 family protein, whose translation is MHDKHIEFNVNKIFQKILFVLMFIVLFFSVIVRTELKADAENKKNEITISSTLNHINILRDGRVEAVLQIDLKAKKIVDVANLSIPYQKNQSVTINDIRLAEVNNSSPALEYIKATQVSELQKNQINSYTSSDLGDKISIKLKTSIPESTAKRVRISYTINSASQRFNDAALTELTLFDENREITTNGYALIVSFDSIIFPEEINKYNLYEHNSLDGLDKLLRPTFGSEILDIFKLDKSEIINIPSDAYISFSSFIPENTRVDVRLLYPSDWLAKAKINATENHNSSALERIKSEESTYAWKQIQKYRYQVVSRYIVGIMLILALVYFISVLMKKYIDSYRDTPSIKFSMTDDISAAGLSFLNNRKVDSYLIWTAIYTLVNKGFLTLNKERLYRKEEQLLPDENQLHYYERMFLHWIWNLMDGHDSISIEKLTYTIQNNLTKNMEKLTSFQKALELYCIENGYLLAESKIKTKKTHLVVALVYIFSAIIISIVSNFFVPTWLLVPGGIFLLMALKQNRYTDLGNQILSEAASYKKYLRNVDRYNKSVYSKEKFAEDFIYSIALQCNDRYLQSLKYLVPMSTVVQNRYLSSLGFNEIETNVYKEISKQKHDLPVKKQKEIYNDISDLVEKRLLDIQHILSKLELHRVLPKNVEIEQESNDNLRK